One Paraburkholderia dioscoreae DNA segment encodes these proteins:
- a CDS encoding ABC transporter ATP-binding protein — translation MTRKKLDFRGQAFKDVLGFTFHHWAQQPWRIVVITALVLLSALADVLTPMFAGHLVDAIASGAASNAIAWRAAVTAFCVLGALGLGATLLRQGVYFNIIRLTLKMMSEIAANAFHRVQRFSTDWHANSFAGSTVRKITRGMWALDLLNDTLLIALFPSLVMLVGATVLLGWRWPMMGAVVGIGSLLYIAVTVAMSLGFVAPAARLANAWDTRMGGALADAVSCNGVVKAFGAEDREEALLARVIGKWGHRTRRTWMRGTINGGVQGGMLVAIQAAILGAALLLWARGEASVGDITFALTMFFMLQGYLRDVGMHIRNLQRSVNDMEELVSLESQPLGIEDQPSAGPIAIGKGEIRFEHVTFHYGANGQPLYDNFSVRIAPGERVGLVGHSGSGKTTFIKLIQRLYDISEGRITIDGQDIAKVRQASLRSQIAIVQQEPVLFHRSLAENIAYARPGASRAEIERAAKLASAHDFIAALPNGYDTLVGERGVKLSGGERQRVAIARAFLADAPILILDEATSSLDSESEVLIQQAMERLMMGRTTLVVAHRLSTVRALDRLLVLDKGKVIEEGSHEALIRLENGLYRRLFERQALELIKGLGEPELANQTARLSANRTDDSSLLVGK, via the coding sequence ATGACCAGAAAAAAACTCGACTTTCGCGGACAGGCCTTCAAGGACGTCCTCGGCTTTACCTTCCATCACTGGGCGCAGCAGCCCTGGCGCATCGTCGTCATCACGGCGCTGGTGCTGCTCTCCGCATTGGCCGACGTGCTCACGCCAATGTTCGCGGGACACCTTGTCGACGCCATCGCGTCCGGCGCGGCCAGCAACGCCATTGCCTGGCGCGCGGCGGTGACGGCTTTCTGCGTGCTGGGCGCGCTCGGGCTCGGCGCCACGCTGCTGCGGCAAGGCGTGTACTTCAACATCATCCGGCTCACGCTCAAGATGATGAGCGAAATCGCCGCGAATGCGTTTCATCGCGTCCAGCGTTTTTCGACCGACTGGCACGCCAACAGCTTCGCCGGCTCCACGGTGCGCAAGATCACGCGCGGCATGTGGGCGCTCGACCTGCTCAACGACACGCTGCTGATCGCGCTGTTCCCGTCGCTTGTCATGCTGGTCGGCGCCACGGTCCTGCTCGGCTGGCGCTGGCCGATGATGGGCGCGGTCGTCGGCATCGGCTCATTGCTCTATATCGCGGTAACGGTGGCGATGTCGCTCGGTTTCGTCGCGCCGGCCGCGCGGCTCGCGAATGCGTGGGACACGCGCATGGGCGGCGCGCTCGCCGACGCGGTCAGTTGCAACGGCGTGGTCAAGGCGTTCGGCGCGGAAGATCGCGAAGAAGCGCTGCTGGCGCGCGTGATCGGCAAGTGGGGGCACCGCACGCGCCGCACGTGGATGCGCGGCACGATCAACGGCGGCGTCCAGGGCGGCATGCTGGTAGCGATCCAGGCCGCGATTCTCGGCGCGGCGCTGCTGTTGTGGGCGCGCGGCGAGGCGAGCGTCGGCGACATCACGTTCGCGCTGACCATGTTCTTCATGCTGCAAGGCTATCTGCGCGACGTGGGCATGCATATCCGCAACCTGCAACGCTCGGTCAACGACATGGAGGAACTCGTGTCGCTGGAAAGCCAGCCGCTCGGCATCGAGGACCAACCCAGCGCGGGCCCGATCGCGATCGGCAAAGGCGAGATCCGCTTCGAGCACGTCACCTTCCATTACGGGGCGAATGGCCAGCCGCTCTACGACAACTTCTCCGTGCGCATTGCGCCGGGCGAGCGCGTCGGACTGGTCGGGCATTCGGGTTCCGGGAAGACCACGTTCATCAAGCTGATCCAGCGGCTCTATGACATTTCGGAAGGCCGGATCACGATCGACGGTCAGGACATCGCCAAGGTGCGGCAGGCGTCGTTGCGCAGCCAGATCGCGATCGTTCAGCAGGAGCCGGTGCTGTTTCACCGCTCGCTCGCCGAAAACATCGCGTATGCGCGGCCCGGCGCGAGCCGCGCCGAGATCGAGCGCGCCGCGAAGCTTGCGAGCGCGCACGATTTCATCGCGGCGCTGCCCAATGGCTACGACACGCTGGTCGGTGAACGCGGCGTCAAGCTGTCGGGCGGCGAACGTCAGCGCGTCGCCATCGCGCGGGCATTTCTCGCCGACGCGCCAATCCTGATTCTGGACGAAGCGACGTCGAGTCTCGACAGCGAAAGCGAAGTGCTGATCCAGCAGGCCATGGAACGGCTGATGATGGGCCGCACCACGCTGGTGGTCGCGCACCGTCTTTCCACCGTGCGTGCACTGGACCGGTTACTGGTGCTGGATAAAGGCAAGGTGATCGAGGAAGGCAGCCATGAGGCGTTGATCAGACTCGAGAACGGCCTCTACCGGCGATTGTTCGAGCGTCAGGCACTGGAGCTGATCAAGGGGCTGGGCGAGCCGGAACTTGCAAATCAGACCGCACGGCTGAGCGCGAACCGTACGGATGATTCCAGCTTGCTGGTCGGGAAGTAA